A window from Hoeflea sp. IMCC20628 encodes these proteins:
- a CDS encoding DUF937 domain-containing protein, producing the protein MMPLFDMMMNAQNGEAMQNMAKQFGLDENQMQQAVAALMPAFSTGLKRNASNPMDMSNFLSALAGGNHAQYFEDMQNAFSPQGKQEGNGILGHLFGSKEVSRAVAAQAEAATGIGQEIFKQMLPVLATSIMGGLFKQSTGQMQANAMGGSNPIGDLITDMMRQGMGGAKAKPTPQASPMDNPLGQILEGMFGGAQKSPQKQTGGNPFSDNPLGQIFQDMLGGAMGGGQSQQAPEPDQQPDRTAPAANRNPYDDLFGKMFDSGKEVQQGYQKNMESIFDQYLQGMKR; encoded by the coding sequence ATGATGCCGCTTTTTGACATGATGATGAATGCCCAGAACGGTGAAGCCATGCAGAATATGGCAAAACAGTTCGGCCTCGACGAGAACCAGATGCAGCAAGCGGTGGCAGCACTGATGCCGGCTTTCTCCACCGGTTTGAAGCGCAATGCCTCCAATCCGATGGATATGTCCAATTTCCTTTCCGCTCTCGCAGGCGGCAATCATGCGCAGTATTTTGAGGACATGCAGAATGCCTTCAGCCCGCAAGGCAAGCAGGAAGGCAACGGCATATTGGGCCATCTCTTCGGATCAAAGGAGGTCAGTCGCGCAGTGGCAGCCCAGGCGGAAGCGGCTACCGGCATCGGTCAGGAAATTTTCAAGCAGATGCTGCCGGTTCTGGCAACTTCGATCATGGGCGGATTGTTCAAGCAATCGACCGGTCAGATGCAGGCCAATGCGATGGGCGGGTCCAATCCGATTGGCGATCTGATCACCGACATGATGCGCCAGGGCATGGGCGGAGCGAAGGCAAAACCAACACCGCAGGCGTCACCAATGGACAATCCATTGGGGCAAATTCTCGAAGGCATGTTTGGTGGTGCTCAGAAGAGCCCGCAGAAACAAACCGGGGGAAATCCCTTTTCCGACAATCCTCTCGGCCAGATTTTTCAGGACATGCTTGGCGGCGCCATGGGCGGCGGACAGTCGCAGCAGGCACCTGAACCGGATCAACAACCTGACCGGACGGCACCAGCAGCTAATCGCAATCCTTATGACGATCTGTTCGGCAAGATGTTCGATTCTGGCAAAGAAGTGCAGCAAGGCTATCAGAAAAACATGGAATCGATTTTCGACCAGTACCTTCAGGGCATGAAACGCTAG
- a CDS encoding (Fe-S)-binding protein: MTSSETKVAEQPRVGLFATCLVDLFRPSVGFASVKLLQDAGCEVHVPIAQTCCGQPAYNTGDRADTREIAEQVIEAFEGFDFVVAPSGSCASMLKKHYPGLFKGDAAWEERATAFSAKCYELISFLTDVMMVRDTGAALEAKITYHDSCSGLRELNIKDQPRKLLGNVSGVEVREMADSDVCCGFGGTFCVKYSDISNAIVTKKVGNIDASGADMLLAGDLGCLMNMAGKLKRQGSDVEVRHVAEVLAGMTSQPPIAGSGK; the protein is encoded by the coding sequence GTGACGTCGAGTGAAACGAAGGTTGCTGAGCAGCCGCGTGTAGGACTTTTTGCGACCTGTCTGGTCGATCTTTTCAGGCCCTCGGTCGGCTTTGCCAGTGTCAAGCTGCTGCAGGATGCCGGGTGCGAAGTGCATGTGCCGATAGCCCAGACCTGTTGTGGTCAACCCGCCTACAACACAGGCGACAGGGCAGATACGCGGGAGATCGCCGAACAGGTGATCGAGGCCTTTGAAGGCTTTGACTTTGTCGTCGCGCCGTCAGGTTCCTGCGCTTCGATGCTGAAAAAACACTATCCCGGACTTTTCAAGGGTGATGCCGCTTGGGAAGAGCGGGCGACGGCTTTCTCCGCAAAGTGCTATGAGCTGATCTCGTTCCTCACCGACGTGATGATGGTACGCGATACCGGCGCGGCGCTCGAAGCCAAGATCACCTATCACGATTCCTGCTCGGGATTGCGCGAGCTCAACATCAAGGACCAGCCGCGCAAGCTGCTCGGCAATGTCAGCGGTGTCGAAGTTCGTGAAATGGCGGACTCAGACGTTTGCTGCGGTTTTGGCGGAACCTTCTGTGTCAAATATTCCGACATATCCAACGCCATCGTCACCAAGAAAGTCGGTAACATAGATGCATCCGGCGCCGATATGCTTCTGGCCGGAGATCTTGGCTGCCTGATGAATATGGCCGGCAAACTCAAGCGCCAGGGATCTGACGTCGAGGTTCGCCATGTCGCCGAAGTGCTCGCGGGCATGACCAGCCAGCCGCCGATCGCCGGCTCTGGCAAATAG
- a CDS encoding DUF1127 domain-containing protein, with the protein MNARSFAANRTVARSINAGQFFVNATYAVSGKGMALVRVLLNRRTAGKLQQLSDHQLADIGLTRDDLRSAIAVPFTADPTAELSFCARRNSCL; encoded by the coding sequence ATGAACGCCCGCAGTTTCGCTGCCAATCGGACTGTTGCCCGCTCCATCAATGCAGGTCAGTTTTTCGTCAATGCCACCTACGCCGTCTCCGGCAAGGGTATGGCTTTGGTGCGCGTCCTGCTCAATCGACGTACAGCCGGAAAACTGCAGCAGCTTTCGGATCATCAATTGGCCGATATCGGTTTGACCCGTGATGATTTGCGCAGCGCAATTGCCGTCCCATTCACCGCTGATCCAACAGCTGAATTGTCGTTTTGCGCGCGGCGCAACAGCTGCCTCTGA
- a CDS encoding LysE family translocator, with the protein MPVSPEHFAAFVVASIILLIIPGPTIIMVITQALAHGRKVAFASVLGVGLGDLLATSLSIAGAGALLAASATLFQALKFVGAAYLIWIGYKMWRTPVKIPDMSEADVGTDSGRPSVIFRDSFLITALNPKGILFFVAFVPQFIDPALPYGPQAATYVLVFTMLAIMNAALFAFAASEARQTIRRPRVMKAAMRTGGSLLMMAGVAAALTRRAS; encoded by the coding sequence ATGCCCGTTTCACCCGAACATTTCGCAGCCTTCGTTGTGGCCAGCATCATCCTGCTGATCATTCCCGGTCCGACCATCATCATGGTGATCACTCAGGCCTTGGCGCATGGCCGCAAGGTGGCGTTCGCCAGTGTGCTGGGCGTCGGGCTTGGCGACTTGCTGGCAACATCGCTGTCGATTGCCGGTGCAGGCGCGCTGCTGGCGGCTTCGGCCACTTTGTTTCAGGCTTTGAAATTCGTTGGCGCGGCCTATCTGATCTGGATCGGCTACAAGATGTGGCGGACGCCGGTGAAAATTCCCGACATGTCAGAAGCGGATGTCGGGACTGATTCAGGCCGGCCAAGCGTCATTTTCCGCGATTCCTTCCTGATCACTGCGCTGAACCCCAAGGGTATCCTGTTCTTCGTCGCCTTCGTGCCGCAATTTATCGATCCCGCCCTGCCCTATGGACCGCAGGCAGCGACTTATGTGCTGGTTTTTACCATGCTTGCCATAATGAACGCAGCTTTGTTTGCATTTGCTGCGAGTGAAGCACGGCAAACCATACGCCGCCCGCGGGTGATGAAAGCAGCCATGCGTACCGGAGGATCGCTGTTGATGATGGCCGGTGTCGCGGCAGCATTGACCAGGCGCGCAAGCTGA
- a CDS encoding MOSC domain-containing protein: protein MVNALPELRATIIGLYVGRSRQRWPGKPTSAIGKQLVETAQHLDLTGFGNDEQADLTVHGGTEKAVHHYAADHYPEWRSELGTVAQGFGPGRFGENIATLGLTESDLCIGDVLTLGSAIVEISQGRQPCWKLNSHTGVSTMAKLFQETARTGWYYRVLEPGVVSIGDEIQRLDCPNPGWTVERVTRARLTPRLAPDVAAAMAELPRLAPGWADAFRHKAEREYSEDVTARLDGPG from the coding sequence ATGGTGAACGCACTACCTGAACTTCGCGCCACAATAATTGGCCTGTATGTTGGCAGGTCACGTCAGCGCTGGCCCGGCAAACCGACTTCGGCAATCGGCAAGCAGTTGGTCGAAACAGCACAGCACCTGGATTTGACCGGGTTTGGCAACGACGAACAGGCTGATCTGACGGTTCATGGCGGGACGGAGAAGGCAGTGCACCACTATGCCGCCGATCATTATCCTGAATGGCGGTCTGAACTTGGAACGGTTGCGCAGGGTTTCGGGCCGGGCCGGTTCGGGGAAAACATTGCCACCCTTGGTCTGACCGAGTCGGATCTCTGTATCGGCGATGTGCTGACGCTTGGCTCAGCGATCGTCGAAATCTCACAAGGACGCCAGCCGTGCTGGAAGCTCAATTCCCACACCGGCGTGAGCACCATGGCCAAGCTGTTCCAGGAAACGGCCCGCACCGGCTGGTACTACCGTGTGCTTGAGCCCGGCGTTGTCAGCATTGGGGATGAAATCCAGCGTCTGGACTGTCCGAATCCGGGTTGGACCGTGGAGCGCGTCACCCGCGCCAGGCTCACCCCGCGTCTTGCACCGGATGTTGCGGCTGCAATGGCTGAGCTGCCACGGCTTGCACCGGGATGGGCTGATGCGTTCCGCCACAAGGCCGAGCGGGAGTACAGCGAAGACGTCACCGCCCGTCTGGACGGACCGGGCTAA
- a CDS encoding FCD domain-containing protein has product MTTDIFARIAHSRTSDDVVHQIEVLVLEGILRVGDRLPGERELAKQFDVSRPILREALKVLEGRGLLLTQHGGGTFVADVIGQVFTRPVMELITRHQKATLDYLEYRREMEGISAEFAARRATKADKALLTRIVTAMKAAHQKDDFEEEAAIDVEFHSAIGECAHNIILLHTLRSCYRLLAEGVFYNRALVYNLPGAREQLLAQHLAIYEAVMAGDPEAGRRAAQAHIDFVARAMTDAERSGDWERVSKLRLQQRAPDLSGTDKTTKQKQSEAAQ; this is encoded by the coding sequence ATGACCACCGACATTTTTGCACGCATTGCGCACAGCCGCACATCTGATGACGTTGTTCATCAGATAGAGGTTCTTGTGCTTGAGGGCATCTTGCGGGTCGGCGACCGGCTTCCCGGCGAGCGTGAACTGGCCAAGCAGTTCGATGTCTCGCGGCCGATCCTCCGTGAAGCACTCAAAGTTCTTGAAGGCCGCGGTCTGCTCTTGACCCAACATGGTGGCGGCACATTTGTCGCAGATGTCATTGGTCAGGTGTTCACCCGGCCGGTGATGGAACTGATCACCCGGCATCAAAAAGCAACGCTCGACTACCTGGAATACCGCCGCGAGATGGAAGGCATTAGCGCCGAATTCGCAGCCAGGCGAGCGACCAAGGCCGACAAGGCGCTTCTGACCCGCATTGTGACCGCAATGAAGGCCGCCCATCAGAAAGACGATTTCGAGGAAGAAGCCGCGATTGACGTCGAGTTCCACAGCGCCATCGGCGAATGCGCGCACAATATCATCCTGCTTCATACCCTGCGCTCCTGCTACAGGCTTCTGGCCGAAGGTGTGTTTTACAACCGTGCTCTGGTTTACAATTTGCCGGGTGCACGGGAACAACTGCTTGCGCAGCATCTGGCCATCTATGAGGCGGTGATGGCCGGCGACCCGGAAGCCGGCCGCCGCGCGGCTCAGGCTCATATTGATTTCGTTGCACGGGCAATGACGGACGCAGAACGCTCGGGTGACTGGGAGCGGGTTTCGAAACTTCGCCTGCAACAACGCGCTCCGGACCTTTCGGGTACCGACAAAACCACCAAGCAAAAACAATCGGAGGCGGCACAGTGA
- a CDS encoding glutamate--cysteine ligase encodes MARDTTDDTPISSVNDLADWMAAGCKPQENWRIGTEHEKFVFYTKTHEPVPYEGERSIRALLEGMAMMLGWEPIIDAGKIIGLVEPTGAGAISLEPGGQFELSGAPLETIHQTCRESNAHLAQLQEIAEPLGIGFLGIGGSPTWSLAETPKMPKSRYDIMTRYMPKVGSQGLDMMYRTCTIQVNLDFSSEADMRRKMQLGMKLQPLATALFAASPFTEGKPNGLVSWRGDIWRDTDNQRSGQLPFVYSDDFSFIDYVEWALDVPMYFVLRDGHYHEATHVTFRQFMNGALKGELAQPMPTIGDWTNHLGTLFPDARLKRFIEMRGADGGPWRRICALPAFWVGLLYDENALGEALELVRDWKLDEVNHIRDTTPRDGLNARINGHSLRDIGREVLGISRRGLVNRACLNSEGNDESHFLAPLEETIARGTTLAEEMLALYHGRWNGKVDPVFDDYAY; translated from the coding sequence ATGGCACGCGATACCACGGATGACACCCCGATCAGTTCAGTCAACGATCTGGCCGACTGGATGGCTGCCGGCTGCAAACCGCAGGAAAACTGGCGGATCGGCACCGAGCACGAAAAATTCGTGTTTTACACCAAAACCCACGAACCGGTGCCCTACGAAGGTGAACGCTCAATCCGGGCGCTGCTTGAAGGCATGGCGATGATGCTCGGCTGGGAGCCGATCATCGATGCGGGCAAGATCATCGGACTGGTCGAGCCGACCGGTGCTGGCGCCATCAGCCTGGAACCGGGCGGGCAATTCGAGCTGTCGGGCGCACCGCTTGAAACCATTCACCAGACCTGCCGCGAATCAAATGCGCATCTGGCGCAGTTGCAGGAAATCGCCGAGCCTCTGGGAATCGGCTTTCTGGGCATCGGCGGCAGCCCGACCTGGTCGCTGGCCGAAACTCCGAAAATGCCCAAATCGCGCTATGACATCATGACCCGCTACATGCCGAAGGTCGGTAGTCAGGGACTCGACATGATGTACCGGACCTGCACGATCCAGGTGAACCTCGATTTCTCGTCGGAAGCCGACATGCGGCGCAAGATGCAACTCGGCATGAAGCTGCAGCCACTTGCGACTGCGCTGTTTGCCGCCTCCCCTTTCACCGAAGGCAAGCCCAATGGGCTGGTCTCCTGGCGCGGCGATATCTGGCGCGACACCGACAACCAGCGGTCGGGTCAGTTGCCGTTTGTCTATTCCGATGATTTCAGCTTTATCGACTATGTTGAATGGGCGCTCGACGTGCCGATGTATTTCGTGCTCCGCGATGGCCATTACCACGAGGCGACACATGTCACGTTCCGCCAGTTCATGAACGGCGCGCTGAAGGGCGAACTCGCCCAGCCAATGCCGACCATCGGCGACTGGACCAACCATCTCGGAACACTGTTTCCCGATGCCCGGCTGAAGCGCTTCATCGAAATGCGCGGCGCTGATGGTGGTCCATGGCGGCGGATCTGTGCCTTGCCGGCATTCTGGGTTGGTCTGCTCTATGATGAAAACGCGCTTGGCGAGGCACTGGAACTTGTCCGCGACTGGAAGCTGGATGAGGTCAACCACATTCGCGACACCACGCCACGCGATGGACTGAACGCCAGGATCAATGGTCACTCGCTGCGCGACATTGGCCGCGAAGTTCTGGGTATCTCCCGGCGCGGACTGGTCAACCGGGCATGCCTGAATTCCGAAGGCAATGACGAAAGCCATTTCCTCGCCCCGCTGGAAGAAACCATCGCCCGCGGCACCACGCTGGCCGAAGAGATGCTGGCGCTTTATCACGGGCGCTGGAATGGCAAGGTTGATCCGGTATTTGACGACTACGCCTACTAG
- a CDS encoding endonuclease/exonuclease/phosphatase family protein, producing MSFISSIRYIKPDEHRAFVAERLKALKKQLDDEIRDQTSDNSLRLATWNIMHFSDGGAYDRTTESLLYIAEIIDHFDLVAIQEVNHDLKRFELLMQRYLGGDWDYILTDASGNRERLAFVYRKAKVRFLREAGEIVLPEGQEIVAPDQEDATRKLQFARTPFAVTFQAGWFRFKLCTVHIYYGKSGDNSPEMEQRRSEIEKIAVFLANVQKTEKRSSGTDANMILLGDFNIISPKHKTMQALLDAGFKTTGGIENAATSLSGKHHYDQIVFKLAERRVKLGASGVLDIFKSVYRSEDAKHYATKSGIKKVSHGRDDNPRTEEKAIDYFRQYYRKHQLSDHNLLWCEVKTDFSGHYLDAVAAGQDPRSM from the coding sequence ATGTCGTTCATTTCATCCATTCGCTATATCAAGCCCGATGAACACCGGGCTTTTGTTGCTGAGCGGCTCAAGGCGCTCAAGAAGCAGCTTGATGACGAAATCCGCGATCAGACCAGTGACAACTCGTTGCGATTGGCAACGTGGAACATCATGCACTTTTCCGATGGCGGCGCTTACGACCGGACGACGGAATCCCTGCTCTACATTGCGGAAATCATCGACCATTTCGATCTTGTGGCGATCCAGGAAGTCAATCATGACCTGAAGAGATTCGAGCTCTTGATGCAGCGCTATCTCGGCGGCGACTGGGACTACATTCTCACAGACGCCAGCGGAAACCGTGAGCGTCTGGCCTTTGTTTACCGCAAGGCAAAGGTGCGCTTCCTGCGCGAAGCCGGTGAAATTGTTCTGCCGGAAGGCCAGGAAATCGTTGCCCCGGATCAGGAAGACGCCACACGCAAATTGCAGTTCGCACGAACACCCTTCGCGGTCACATTCCAGGCCGGATGGTTTCGTTTCAAGCTTTGTACAGTGCATATCTATTATGGAAAATCCGGGGACAATTCGCCGGAAATGGAACAGCGACGCAGCGAGATCGAGAAAATCGCAGTCTTTCTTGCCAATGTACAGAAAACAGAAAAACGAAGCTCGGGAACAGATGCCAACATGATTTTGCTGGGTGATTTCAACATCATCAGTCCCAAGCACAAGACCATGCAAGCACTGCTTGATGCCGGGTTCAAGACCACCGGGGGCATTGAAAATGCAGCGACAAGCCTGTCAGGCAAACACCATTACGACCAGATAGTCTTCAAGCTCGCCGAACGCAGGGTAAAACTCGGAGCTTCGGGCGTTCTCGACATTTTCAAGAGTGTATATCGCAGCGAAGATGCAAAGCATTATGCGACCAAGTCAGGCATCAAGAAGGTGTCCCATGGCAGGGACGACAATCCCCGCACGGAAGAAAAGGCCATCGACTATTTCCGCCAATATTACCGCAAGCACCAGCTGTCAGACCACAATCTGCTTTGGTGCGAGGTCAAGACGGATTTTTCAGGCCATTATCTCGATGCCGTGGCAGCCGGACAGGATCCGCGCAGCATGTAG
- a CDS encoding LutB/LldF family L-lactate oxidation iron-sulfur protein has translation MELTANKFKANASKALVDAQLQKALGNVEKGFIGKRQKSVDALPEFDALRDNARDIKNHVLAHLDLYLEEYEQKVTAAGGHVHWAETAEDARRIVLDICKKANARTVTKGKSMITEEIALNDHLEANGIEPVETDLGEYIIQLRGEHPSHIIAPAVHLNKEQVESDFRRVHTHLPEGRDLSEPVSLLSEAREVLRQRYFAADVGITGANFLIAETGTSVIVTNEGNGDLTQTLGKVHVVVASVEKIVPTLEDTSQILRVLARSATGQDMSVYTTFSTGPKREEDPDGPDEYHVVLLDNGRSAMLGTEYQDMLRCIRCGACMNHCPVYHAVGGHAYGSVYPGPMGAVLTPSLNGIDETGQLPNASTFCGRCEAVCPMRIPLPKMMRHWREREFERNLTPLTARYGLKAWAFFAKRPKLYRFAASFGMPLLSLLGGSSRRFRSMPFAGGWTRYRDLPAPEGRTFQQAWAQREARKQETEQ, from the coding sequence ATGGAACTCACCGCCAATAAATTCAAGGCCAACGCCTCCAAGGCACTTGTCGATGCGCAATTGCAAAAGGCGCTCGGCAATGTCGAGAAGGGCTTTATCGGCAAGCGGCAAAAATCCGTCGATGCGCTGCCGGAATTCGATGCGTTGCGCGACAATGCCCGCGACATCAAGAACCACGTGCTGGCGCATCTCGACCTTTACCTGGAAGAATACGAACAAAAGGTGACGGCCGCAGGCGGGCATGTTCATTGGGCGGAAACAGCGGAAGACGCGCGCCGCATCGTGCTCGACATCTGCAAGAAGGCCAATGCCCGCACGGTCACCAAGGGCAAGTCGATGATCACCGAGGAGATCGCGCTCAACGATCATCTCGAGGCCAACGGCATCGAGCCGGTGGAAACCGATCTGGGCGAATACATCATCCAGCTGCGCGGCGAACACCCGAGCCACATCATTGCGCCGGCGGTGCATCTCAACAAGGAACAGGTCGAGAGCGATTTCCGCCGTGTGCACACGCATCTGCCGGAAGGCCGCGACCTTTCCGAGCCGGTCTCACTGCTCAGCGAGGCGCGCGAAGTGCTGCGGCAGCGCTATTTTGCCGCCGATGTCGGCATCACCGGCGCAAATTTTCTCATTGCCGAAACCGGCACTTCGGTGATCGTCACCAATGAGGGCAATGGCGACCTGACCCAGACGCTGGGCAAGGTGCATGTCGTCGTTGCCTCGGTCGAGAAAATCGTGCCGACGCTAGAGGATACCTCGCAGATTCTCAGAGTGCTGGCACGCTCGGCCACCGGACAGGACATGAGCGTTTACACGACGTTTTCCACCGGGCCGAAGCGCGAAGAGGATCCGGATGGTCCGGATGAGTATCATGTGGTGCTCCTGGACAATGGCCGCTCGGCGATGCTCGGCACCGAATATCAGGACATGCTGCGCTGCATCCGCTGCGGCGCCTGCATGAACCATTGTCCGGTCTATCACGCGGTCGGCGGCCACGCCTACGGCTCGGTTTATCCCGGCCCTATGGGCGCGGTACTGACGCCATCGCTCAACGGCATTGACGAGACTGGACAATTGCCCAACGCCTCGACTTTCTGCGGCCGCTGCGAGGCGGTGTGTCCGATGCGGATTCCGCTGCCGAAGATGATGCGGCATTGGCGCGAGCGCGAGTTCGAGCGCAATCTGACGCCGCTGACTGCCCGCTATGGGCTGAAGGCCTGGGCGTTTTTTGCCAAGCGGCCAAAACTCTACCGCTTTGCCGCTTCGTTCGGCATGCCGCTGCTGTCGCTGCTGGGCGGCTCCTCACGGCGCTTCCGCTCGATGCCATTCGCTGGCGGCTGGACACGCTACCGCGATCTTCCAGCGCCGGAGGGCCGCACCTTCCAGCAGGCCTGGGCGCAACGTGAAGCACGCAAGCAGGAGACGGAACAATGA
- a CDS encoding LysR substrate-binding domain-containing protein, whose protein sequence is MPAPLDIDQLQTFVAIVDTGSFTRAADKVFKTQSAVSMQMRRLEERVGKTLFVRDGRLNRLSEDGERMLGYARRIIRLNNETIAAFDDHQLEGLIRIGTPDDYADRYMPGIIARFAKTNPNVELYIECEPSSELAARLARGELDVALVTHNPRERTSEVVRTEPLYWVTSMNHAVHEDAVVPLAVGRRSCLWRNLACSALDSAGRDYQVLFTSWSATVVASAVLSGLAVSLLPECAVRPGMRILSSADGFPALQPAQIGLMKRPGAPAALVNAICGHIAASLDNITPVGAEDKPMSGASGTSTRRDLRGRPDIAAVPAW, encoded by the coding sequence ATGCCCGCGCCACTCGACATCGACCAGTTGCAGACCTTCGTGGCCATTGTCGACACCGGCAGTTTCACGCGCGCAGCGGACAAGGTGTTCAAGACCCAGAGTGCGGTATCGATGCAGATGCGGCGACTCGAGGAGCGGGTCGGCAAGACACTGTTCGTCCGCGATGGCCGGCTCAACCGTCTGAGCGAAGACGGCGAACGGATGCTGGGCTATGCCCGCCGTATCATCCGGCTCAACAATGAAACCATTGCCGCCTTTGATGATCATCAACTGGAGGGCCTGATCCGGATCGGCACGCCGGACGACTATGCCGACCGCTACATGCCCGGCATCATCGCCCGTTTTGCCAAGACCAATCCGAATGTCGAGCTGTATATCGAATGCGAACCTTCCAGCGAACTTGCGGCCAGGCTGGCGCGCGGCGAGCTTGATGTGGCGCTGGTCACCCATAATCCGCGTGAGCGGACGTCAGAGGTAGTGCGCACCGAGCCACTGTACTGGGTCACCTCGATGAACCATGCGGTGCATGAAGATGCAGTGGTTCCGCTCGCCGTCGGCCGGCGCTCCTGCCTATGGCGCAATCTGGCCTGCTCGGCACTTGATTCAGCCGGACGTGACTATCAGGTGCTGTTTACCAGCTGGTCGGCAACTGTTGTCGCCTCGGCAGTGTTGTCGGGGCTTGCGGTCTCGTTGCTGCCGGAGTGTGCGGTTCGTCCGGGCATGCGCATCCTGTCATCCGCAGATGGTTTCCCGGCATTGCAGCCGGCCCAGATCGGTCTGATGAAGCGCCCTGGTGCACCGGCAGCCCTGGTCAACGCAATTTGCGGACACATCGCAGCCAGCCTCGACAACATCACGCCGGTGGGCGCAGAAGACAAGCCGATGTCAGGAGCTTCAGGAACCTCTACCCGCAGGGATCTCAGAGGACGCCCGGATATTGCTGCAGTGCCTGCCTGGTAA
- a CDS encoding 16S rRNA (uracil(1498)-N(3))-methyltransferase, with protein sequence MRANYKLQRLYLESPLAPGESVPLGKEQAHYLLTVLRLDDGARVLVFNGRDGEYGATLRPQGKKSANLEIGKQTRAQPEPSRLDFLFAPIKVGRLDYLVQKATEMGVRKITPVFTDHTQLHKVNDGKLAANILEAAEQCGNLAIPELGEAVKLEAMLANWDPERRIIFCNESQAGNNPAGILSAIIERDLALLVGPEGGFSEREREMLTTLPFVTPIPLGPRILRADTAAVAALTAVQMTIGDW encoded by the coding sequence ATGCGTGCAAATTACAAACTTCAACGGCTTTATCTCGAATCCCCGCTGGCTCCTGGTGAGTCTGTGCCGCTTGGCAAGGAACAGGCCCATTATCTGCTGACAGTTCTGCGGCTTGATGATGGCGCACGAGTTCTGGTCTTCAACGGGCGTGACGGCGAATACGGCGCAACGCTGCGGCCGCAAGGCAAGAAGTCGGCAAATCTCGAAATCGGGAAGCAGACCCGCGCGCAGCCTGAACCGTCTCGGCTGGATTTCCTGTTTGCGCCGATCAAAGTCGGCCGGCTGGACTACCTCGTGCAAAAAGCCACGGAAATGGGCGTTCGCAAAATCACGCCGGTGTTCACGGATCATACCCAGCTTCACAAGGTCAATGACGGCAAACTGGCTGCCAATATTCTCGAAGCTGCGGAGCAATGCGGCAACCTCGCCATCCCGGAGCTGGGTGAAGCGGTGAAACTCGAGGCAATGTTGGCAAACTGGGATCCGGAGCGCCGGATCATTTTCTGCAATGAAAGCCAAGCCGGCAACAATCCAGCCGGCATTTTGTCTGCCATCATCGAACGGGATCTGGCGCTTCTGGTCGGTCCGGAGGGCGGATTTTCCGAACGGGAACGGGAGATGCTGACCACCTTGCCGTTTGTCACACCGATTCCGCTGGGACCGCGCATCCTGCGTGCTGACACCGCCGCCGTGGCGGCATTAACCGCTGTTCAGATGACAATCGGCGACTGGTAA
- a CDS encoding lactate utilization protein: MSARDTVMGKIRASMRVQTSDDERRNTVAARLADAPTGVIPARAKLPAAEQVELFCAMAEQFGSTLARVSDYGDVAAEVSSYLRARNLPAAIRIGTDQRLTHAGWESEKNLELRHGPSDGGDLAGVSHATAGIAETGTLALMSGQDNPTTINFLPEHHIVVIRAADIRGDLESVWTMVRKLKGKGEMPRALNLITGPSRSGDIEQTILLGAHGPRAVHIIVVD; the protein is encoded by the coding sequence ATGAGCGCGCGGGACACAGTGATGGGCAAGATCCGCGCGTCGATGCGGGTTCAGACTTCAGATGATGAACGCCGGAATACCGTGGCTGCACGGCTGGCAGACGCGCCGACGGGCGTCATTCCGGCACGCGCGAAACTGCCTGCGGCGGAACAGGTCGAGCTGTTTTGCGCCATGGCCGAGCAGTTCGGCTCAACACTGGCTCGGGTGAGCGACTATGGCGATGTGGCTGCCGAGGTTTCGAGCTATTTGCGCGCCCGCAACCTGCCGGCGGCGATCCGGATCGGCACCGACCAGCGGCTGACACATGCCGGATGGGAATCCGAGAAAAACCTCGAACTGCGTCACGGGCCATCAGATGGCGGCGACCTTGCGGGCGTCAGCCATGCCACTGCTGGCATTGCCGAAACCGGTACGCTGGCGCTGATGTCGGGCCAGGACAATCCGACAACCATCAATTTCCTGCCCGAACACCACATCGTCGTGATCAGGGCTGCCGACATCAGAGGCGATCTGGAAAGCGTCTGGACCATGGTGCGCAAGCTCAAAGGCAAGGGTGAAATGCCCCGGGCGCTCAATCTGATCACCGGACCGTCACGCTCCGGCGACATCGAACAGACCATCCTGCTCGGTGCGCATGGCCCAAGGGCGGTGCACATCATTGTGGTCGATTAG